ACAGAAGAACAAGCCTATGAAAAATATCAAGCTGAAAAAGTAAAAGTTTACCGTTCCCGCTTTACCCCGATGTATTTTGCCTTAAATGATTATCGGCAAAAATGCGAAATGAAATTGATTTGTGTGGGAGAAGAAGAACGAATCGTCGGCTTGCACGCGATTGGTATCGGTGTGGATGAAATGTTACAAGGTTTTGCGGTTGCCATCAAAATGGGGGCCACAAAAGCAGATTTCGACAATACGGTTGCGATTCACCCAACCGGAGCCGAGGAATTTGTCACAATGCGTTAAAATAAAGTACGACCTTTTAAGCAAACTTAAAAGGTCGTACTTTTTTTAGTGCTGATCATAAATTTTTTTGAAAAATTTGGGGGTGAAAAAGAGAATTGTCCTCTCGTTTTAAAAAGAAATTCGCTTGGAGAACAAAGCGAAATTTTGGGAGCACCAAGTAAGAACACGCAACATCAAGGCTATAAACGTTGTGTTTTCTAGTTATTCCCTAAGTTTCCGCCTCAATGCTAGAGGTCTAAACGAGTTTGCAAAGCTTTTTTTAATCTAGCTTTTCGCACTAGCCCTCTGCGACATTAAGGTAAAATCTGGCGAAATTTGAAGAGCAATTTAGCCAGTTTCCCCCTTAATGCTAGCGGGCTAAACGAGTTTGCAAAGCTTTTTTTAATAGCGGAACTTTTCTTCTAGTAGGTCCAATAAAAGGAATAATATGCCGCCTAATAATGCGATACAAAAAATGCCGGCAAACATTTCGGAGTAGGCCATTTTGGTCCATGCGCTTAAAATCAAATAGCCTAGGCCGTATTCTGTGGCATAATTTTCGGCAAAGAATAAAGACGCTAAGGCAATGCCGATACTGACCCGTAAGCTGGTTAAGAGGCTTGGGATTAAGGCGGGCAAAATCAAATAATAAATCTGCTGTAAAAAATTTGCATGAAAGTTCGTCATCGTCTTTTGGAAGTTGGCTGGAATTTGGTGAACGCCATCGCGAATGGAGACGATTACCTGCAGTAAAATAATCGCAAAGAGCAAGAGTACCTTCGAAAAATTCCCCAAGCCCCAAAACAGCATAAAAATCGGCAAGAAAGCGACTTTTGGTAGCGGGTATAAAAAATAGATGAAAGGGGCTAAGATGCGATTGGCTCCTTTAGATAAGCCCAATACAATCCCCATAGGAACACCGACTAAAAGGGCCAACGCTAAAGCAGTCAACACCCGTAAAAAACTCGCACCACTGTGAAGCAGCAGCATTTTTTTCAAGGCCCAAAAAGTCGGCCAAGTAGCAAGGGGCGTTGGAATGGCGTGATTTTTCGTAATTAGGGCTAATAGTTGCCACAACAAAAGATACATAATTCCACCCAGCAGCAGTTGACTTACGTGTTGTCGTAATGTTTTCATTGTCGCACCTCTGCTCTTAAAGCAATGCAAAATTCATAAAAGGCCAAACTTTCCCGTCGATTTTTAGTGGTAGCGGCAAATGTTGGGTTATCCATGACGATGAGTTGGGCATCTTTGACAATTAAAATAGTTTCACCCAAAAAGGCAGCTTCTTCAATATCGTGGGTTACGACTAACAGACTGTTTTGGCGTCTTTGTTGTTGGGCGATGAGTAAATCTTGAATTTTTTCTTTACTTTGGGAGTCCAAAGAAGAAGTGGGTTCATCCAGTAATAAAAATTGCGGGTTAAGGGCCAAGCCTTGTGCAATGGCAACTCGTTGTAGTTGTCCGCCGCTTAAAGCTTTCGGCCGTTTATCTTTTAAGTCGGTAAGTTGCAACTCCCTTAAAAGCTGTGTTACTTGTTGGTTGCGTTTGTCTTTTTTTTCGTGGGCTAATTTTAAGGGTAAGTTTACGGCAGCGGCAACAGTTAACCAAGGAAAAATTTGATTATTTTGAAAGACGGTCATAATCGTGTCTTCATCTTTTGTAAGGGTGCCGTCAGTTGGGGCTAAAAAACCTTGCAACAGCTGCAATAAAGTAGTTTTGCCGCTGCCAGAAGGGCCAATGACTGCATAGCGGTGATAATTTTTAAAACGATAATTTAGGTTTGTGAAAATAGTTTGTTTTCCATAATGGAAGGAAACATTGTTTAAGGTAATAGGCATGCTATAGGTATCCTTTTCTAAGTAGTTTGTGCAGCTTTTTTCAAACCTTGTGTTATACTAATGGAGGTTTTCAATGAAAGACAGCTTTTAAGGAGAGAAAAAAATGTTTACAACTTTAGTGTTTCACGAAATCCGACCACTTGCTGAGATAAAAGCGGGGATGCGCCCGATTCAAGTAGCAGATGGCTACGCCGATTCACTGC
The DNA window shown above is from Enterococcus montenegrensis and carries:
- a CDS encoding ABC transporter permease — translated: MKTLRQHVSQLLLGGIMYLLLWQLLALITKNHAIPTPLATWPTFWALKKMLLLHSGASFLRVLTALALALLVGVPMGIVLGLSKGANRILAPFIYFLYPLPKVAFLPIFMLFWGLGNFSKVLLLFAIILLQVIVSIRDGVHQIPANFQKTMTNFHANFLQQIYYLILPALIPSLLTSLRVSIGIALASLFFAENYATEYGLGYLILSAWTKMAYSEMFAGIFCIALLGGILFLLLDLLEEKFRY
- a CDS encoding ABC transporter ATP-binding protein; translation: MPITLNNVSFHYGKQTIFTNLNYRFKNYHRYAVIGPSGSGKTTLLQLLQGFLAPTDGTLTKDEDTIMTVFQNNQIFPWLTVAAAVNLPLKLAHEKKDKRNQQVTQLLRELQLTDLKDKRPKALSGGQLQRVAIAQGLALNPQFLLLDEPTSSLDSQSKEKIQDLLIAQQQRRQNSLLVVTHDIEEAAFLGETILIVKDAQLIVMDNPTFAATTKNRRESLAFYEFCIALRAEVRQ